From Channa argus isolate prfri chromosome 18, Channa argus male v1.0, whole genome shotgun sequence, the proteins below share one genomic window:
- the cdc26 gene encoding anaphase-promoting complex subunit CDC26 yields the protein MLRRKPTRLELKIDDTEEFESVKKELEARKRQREEAESGGGAGGTSVVTVEVATGGASASSSTATRVELINERIGFKPHPKPSTLPTLFGSLQF from the exons ATGTTGAGGAGGAAACCGACGCGTCTGGAGCTGAAGATCGACGACACAGAAGAATTTGAGAGCGTCAAGAAGGAACTTGAG gcccGGAAACGTCAGCGAGAGGAAGCAGAGTCGGGAGGCGGGGCAGGTGGGACTTCAGTTGTTACTGTGGAGGTCGCAACAGGCGGAGCCTCAGCTTCCTCCTCCACAGCCACAAGAGTGGAGCTCATCAATGAACGAATTGGCTTCAAGCCCCACCCGAAACCATCAACGCTGCCAACCTTATTTGGAAgtttacagttttaa